In Pseudomonas fluorescens, a genomic segment contains:
- a CDS encoding HD-GYP domain-containing protein yields the protein MLKCNELYHLTTGSEERPFWKDRANDAQPDIQCAMGCGAQPSDPGPQPDSGLPQETLTAAISTTPTSMKDELAAAQEICSRAKTAVVEMFSHARMGRSLELEQVGALVDDISASIARHPNAFISLARLKSIDDYTYMHSVAVCALMIALGNQLALPAPLIRRAGLAGLLHDIGKMAIPGAILNKPGRLSGDELQLVRTHPLEGEKTLVATAQMCEMVVDVCLHHHEKVDGTGYPHQLAGEQISLFSRMAAVCDVYDAITSDRSYNQGWDPAVAIQQMSTWDGHFDDEVFRAFLKSVGIYPVGSIVQLKSGSIGVVIEQHADSLLTPKIKLFFLPVLNIYITPRIIDLSDPAQTDRIIARVPPQRYGFKNTERLWLDDTAHEQH from the coding sequence ATGTTGAAATGCAATGAGCTCTACCACCTGACCACCGGCAGTGAAGAAAGACCGTTCTGGAAGGACCGCGCGAATGACGCTCAGCCTGATATCCAGTGCGCCATGGGCTGTGGCGCGCAACCTTCCGATCCGGGGCCGCAACCAGACTCAGGCCTGCCGCAAGAAACGCTGACCGCAGCGATTTCGACCACCCCCACCAGCATGAAAGACGAGCTGGCCGCCGCCCAGGAAATCTGTTCTCGGGCCAAGACCGCCGTTGTCGAGATGTTCAGCCACGCCCGCATGGGCCGCTCCCTGGAGCTCGAACAGGTCGGCGCGCTGGTCGACGACATTTCTGCTTCGATCGCACGCCACCCCAATGCCTTTATCAGCCTCGCACGCCTTAAAAGCATCGACGATTACACCTATATGCACTCGGTCGCCGTGTGTGCCCTGATGATTGCCCTGGGTAATCAATTGGCCCTGCCGGCGCCATTGATTCGCCGGGCGGGGCTGGCCGGGCTGCTGCACGACATCGGCAAAATGGCCATCCCGGGCGCCATCCTCAACAAGCCGGGGCGCTTGAGCGGCGACGAATTGCAGCTGGTTCGCACCCATCCGCTGGAAGGTGAGAAAACCCTGGTGGCGACAGCGCAGATGTGCGAAATGGTCGTGGACGTGTGCCTGCATCATCACGAAAAAGTCGACGGCACGGGCTACCCCCATCAACTGGCGGGAGAACAAATCAGTCTTTTTTCTCGAATGGCCGCGGTGTGTGACGTCTATGACGCGATCACCTCGGACCGTTCCTATAACCAGGGTTGGGACCCTGCGGTCGCCATCCAGCAAATGTCGACCTGGGACGGGCATTTCGATGATGAGGTATTCCGGGCATTCCTGAAGTCCGTGGGTATCTACCCCGTCGGTTCTATCGTGCAATTGAAAAGCGGTAGTATTGGCGTCGTCATCGAACAACATGCCGACTCATTATTGACGCCAAAAATAAAGTTATTCTTTCTTCCGGTTTTAAATATTTACATAACCCCCCGAATAATCGACTTGAGTGATCCGGCACAAACCGACCGAATCATTGCGCGCGTGCCCCCGCAGCGCTATGGCTTTAAAAATACCGAGCGTTTATGGCTCGACGATACCGCTCACGAACAGCACTGA
- a CDS encoding chemotaxis protein CheV has translation MTGVLASVNSRTQLVGQNRLELLLFRFNNHQLYGINVFKVREVIRCPKLSSIPKSNSNICGVANIRGVCIPILDLAMATGLPGVEDQESAFIILTEYNNRVQGFLVYAVEHIVNLNWEDIHPPPKGSGENNYLTAVTRTDDRLVEIIDVEKVLTEISPSSEEISSGVVEHEVSQRAKHLRVLTVDDSMVARKQVTRCLETVGVEVVALNDGRQALDYLRAMLDEGRKPEEEFLMMISDIEMPEMDGYTLTAEIRHDPRMAKLHIVLHTSLSGGFNQAMVKKVGADDFLAKFRPDDLAGRVVSRIKAATPN, from the coding sequence ATGACCGGCGTATTGGCATCCGTTAACAGCCGCACCCAGCTGGTCGGTCAGAACCGACTTGAACTGCTGCTATTCCGTTTCAACAATCACCAGCTGTATGGGATCAACGTATTTAAAGTCCGGGAAGTTATACGCTGCCCGAAGTTATCATCAATACCAAAGTCTAATAGCAACATTTGTGGCGTCGCCAACATCCGAGGTGTCTGCATTCCTATTCTTGACCTGGCCATGGCCACTGGGTTGCCCGGCGTCGAGGATCAGGAAAGCGCTTTTATAATACTTACGGAGTACAACAACCGCGTTCAGGGTTTTCTGGTCTATGCGGTCGAGCACATCGTCAATTTGAACTGGGAAGACATCCATCCGCCCCCCAAGGGCAGCGGTGAGAACAATTACCTGACTGCCGTTACACGCACGGATGATCGCCTGGTCGAGATCATCGATGTGGAAAAGGTGCTGACAGAAATCTCGCCATCCTCCGAGGAAATCTCCAGCGGCGTGGTGGAACACGAGGTCAGCCAGCGGGCTAAGCACCTGCGGGTGCTGACCGTGGATGACTCGATGGTCGCGCGTAAGCAAGTGACCCGCTGCCTGGAGACCGTGGGCGTCGAGGTGGTGGCCTTGAACGATGGGCGCCAGGCGCTTGATTACCTGCGGGCCATGCTCGACGAGGGGCGCAAGCCGGAGGAGGAGTTCCTGATGATGATCTCCGACATCGAAATGCCAGAGATGGACGGTTACACCCTGACCGCTGAAATCCGCCACGACCCGCGCATGGCCAAGCTGCACATCGTGCTGCACACCTCACTCTCGGGCGGGTTCAACCAGGCGATGGTCAAGAAAGTCGGCGCCGATGACTTCCTCGCCAAGTTCCGCCCCGATGACTTGGCCGGCCGCGTGGTCTCACGAATCAAGGCGGCCACCCCGAACTGA
- a CDS encoding TIGR00645 family protein, giving the protein MERFIENAMYASRWLLAPIYFGLSLGLLALALKFFQEVIHLLPSVFSMAESELILVLLSLIDMALVGGLLVMVMISGYENFVSQLDIDDNKEKLNWLGTMDSSSLKMKVAASIVAISSIHLLRIFMDAKNVDPQHLMWYVIIHMTFVVSAFAMGYLDKLTKH; this is encoded by the coding sequence ATGGAACGCTTTATCGAAAATGCTATGTACGCCTCGCGTTGGCTGCTGGCGCCGATCTATTTCGGCTTGTCCCTGGGGTTGCTGGCGCTGGCGCTGAAATTCTTCCAGGAAGTGATTCACCTGCTGCCGAGCGTGTTCTCGATGGCCGAGTCCGAACTGATCCTGGTGCTGCTGTCGTTGATCGACATGGCCCTGGTCGGCGGCTTGCTGGTGATGGTGATGATTTCCGGCTACGAGAACTTCGTCTCGCAGCTGGATATCGATGACAACAAGGAAAAGCTCAACTGGTTGGGCACCATGGACTCTTCGTCGCTGAAGATGAAAGTGGCGGCTTCCATCGTGGCGATTTCCTCCATCCACTTGCTGCGCATCTTCATGGACGCCAAGAACGTCGATCCGCAGCACCTGATGTGGTACGTGATCATCCACATGACCTTCGTGGTCTCGGCGTTTGCCATGGGTTACCTGGACAAACTCACCAAGCACTGA
- a CDS encoding ArnT family glycosyltransferase: MTRPVPLLLLLAGLLFFFALGNHELQGSTEARVAGIAMAMHLDNDWVVPRLFREPFLEKPPLSLWLDAGAIRLFGGTPGAVRLASAFAGLFSVMLLYGMLRKFGRPKTLAFCAALILATMASYWSNVRGVGEDALLSLGVTTALLAFYQAMRPESERPGSTAWAWALFTVGMAIATLSKGVLGLAMPGIVIFVYLASTSLMDKRLRIGDWLRPALFTLLALVPLLIWLGFLFQRGGMQAVGEVLWTNSVGRFSGSFVEAGHYEPFYYYLVKLPEAFLPWNILVYLGLWHFRKSLVRNRYRLFFSVWLVAQFTLLTLASSKRTVYLMALTPAAAVLAAEYARVLLEWLKANKPALYQHHRRVVGGAFTLLIACYLGAAFWYAPKADERQSFVPVISQIQALQAEGKEVVLFQPNERIDGASVFYLQAYLPILQTEPQLRSYLAAKPGNVALLDRTEQLSGKVTVIKEMAINRQPYYFIEQ; encoded by the coding sequence ATGACGCGTCCCGTTCCTCTGCTACTCCTGCTGGCTGGTCTGTTGTTCTTCTTTGCGCTGGGTAACCATGAATTGCAAGGCTCCACCGAAGCCCGCGTCGCCGGGATCGCCATGGCCATGCATTTGGACAATGATTGGGTGGTGCCCCGGCTGTTTCGCGAGCCCTTCCTGGAAAAACCACCCCTGAGCCTTTGGCTGGACGCCGGGGCGATTCGCCTGTTCGGCGGCACGCCTGGGGCGGTGCGCCTGGCGTCCGCGTTTGCCGGATTGTTCAGCGTGATGCTGCTCTACGGGATGCTGCGCAAGTTCGGGCGGCCGAAAACACTGGCGTTCTGCGCGGCGTTGATCCTGGCGACCATGGCCAGTTACTGGAGCAATGTGCGTGGGGTGGGTGAGGATGCCTTGCTCAGCCTGGGCGTGACCACCGCACTGCTGGCGTTCTACCAGGCGATGCGCCCCGAATCCGAGCGGCCAGGCTCCACAGCCTGGGCTTGGGCGTTGTTTACCGTTGGGATGGCAATCGCCACCCTGAGCAAAGGCGTGCTGGGCCTGGCGATGCCCGGCATTGTGATTTTTGTCTACCTGGCCAGCACCAGCCTGATGGACAAACGCCTGCGCATCGGTGATTGGCTCCGCCCGGCGCTGTTCACCTTGCTGGCATTGGTACCGTTGCTGATCTGGCTGGGCTTCCTGTTCCAGCGCGGCGGCATGCAGGCCGTGGGCGAAGTGCTGTGGACCAACAGCGTCGGGCGGTTCAGCGGCTCGTTCGTCGAAGCCGGGCACTACGAACCCTTCTACTACTACCTGGTGAAACTGCCGGAAGCGTTTTTGCCGTGGAATATCCTGGTGTACCTGGGCCTGTGGCACTTTCGTAAAAGCCTGGTGCGCAACCGTTACCGCCTGTTCTTCAGCGTGTGGCTGGTGGCGCAATTCACGCTGCTGACCCTGGCCTCAAGCAAACGCACGGTTTACCTGATGGCGTTGACGCCGGCCGCCGCGGTGCTGGCGGCGGAATATGCGCGAGTGCTGCTCGAATGGCTGAAGGCTAACAAGCCGGCGCTGTACCAACACCATCGGCGCGTGGTTGGCGGTGCCTTCACGTTGCTCATCGCCTGCTACCTGGGCGCTGCATTCTGGTACGCGCCCAAGGCTGACGAGCGCCAGTCATTCGTGCCGGTGATCAGTCAGATCCAGGCACTGCAAGCCGAGGGTAAAGAGGTGGTGTTGTTCCAGCCCAACGAGCGAATCGACGGGGCGAGTGTGTTCTACCTGCAGGCTTACTTGCCGATCCTGCAAACCGAGCCGCAGCTGCGCAGTTATCTGGCCGCCAAACCCGGCAACGTTGCGTTGCTGGATCGCACCGAGCAACTGAGCGGCAAGGTGACGGTGATCAAGGAGATGGCAATCAATCGCCAGCCTTACTACTTCATCGAGCAGTAA
- a CDS encoding methyl-accepting chemotaxis protein: MKFNSLQTRICFTAGLCLFISCASLVLYGLYSSNANQAYVGTEVSALIESATIREVQNLAESRANVIKAKLQNALNAARALADVLGASKAAQSPLTLGRDQINTMLLSVLKDNPDFNGTYSCWEPDALDGQDQAFRNNEGGNNPLTGRFTPYWTRSSDGHIAVQPLVEYDSDARHPNGVPKGGWYSGPRDTQRESVLDPIPYVVQGKNVWLTTLSVPITANGKFYGVVGADFDISFIQKLSEQMSADLYGGNGSVSILSHQGLVVADSKRPELIGQPLKTLLPDTWDKVLANVQKGQGDSRLNQDSQEIEVQMPITLGRSEKPWAILIHLPKAVVMSQAIALEKELQSRGVKSSIWQVSVGVAISLLALLALWFATAKIVGPIREAAALAANISLGDFSRRLVQKSEDEVGQLSFALNDMSESLQRQVRVAERISEGDLDLEVRLSSPNDTLGKSLEKMVGNLNALISQVQASATQITGSSAQVTELSQSLSDGASNSASSITEISAVMTQMAAQTSDNAANAKKADEQSQASRADAGESDKLMSELIAAMAEIDNSGKDITAIITTIDNIAAQTNLLALNAAIEAARAGELGRGFAVVADEVRSLAARSAEAAQQTAALIADSSTKTQRGMVIAGRTADSLRNIVSGTSAVSSLVSLIYQASSEQASGLQQASIGLEQIDEVTQQNQVNSQQCAVAARNLSERANSMQQGLSRFKVKAS, encoded by the coding sequence ATGAAATTCAACTCATTGCAGACGCGCATATGCTTCACCGCCGGACTCTGCCTGTTTATCTCGTGCGCGAGTCTGGTCTTATATGGGCTTTATTCCTCGAATGCCAACCAGGCCTATGTGGGCACTGAAGTTTCCGCATTGATTGAAAGCGCCACCATCCGTGAAGTGCAAAACCTCGCGGAGTCCCGCGCCAACGTCATTAAGGCAAAGTTGCAGAATGCCTTGAATGCCGCGCGCGCACTGGCTGATGTGCTGGGGGCCAGCAAGGCTGCACAAAGCCCGTTGACGCTGGGCCGGGATCAAATCAATACGATGCTACTGAGCGTGCTCAAGGACAACCCCGACTTCAACGGCACCTATTCGTGCTGGGAACCGGATGCGTTGGACGGCCAGGATCAGGCATTTCGTAACAACGAGGGCGGTAACAACCCGTTGACCGGCCGCTTCACTCCTTATTGGACGCGCAGTTCGGATGGCCACATTGCCGTGCAGCCACTGGTCGAGTATGACTCCGATGCCCGTCATCCCAACGGCGTGCCCAAGGGCGGCTGGTACTCGGGCCCTCGGGATACCCAGAGGGAAAGCGTGCTGGACCCGATCCCCTATGTGGTGCAAGGCAAGAATGTATGGCTGACAACCCTCTCGGTGCCGATCACCGCGAACGGCAAGTTTTACGGGGTGGTGGGCGCTGACTTCGATATCTCGTTCATCCAGAAACTCAGCGAGCAGATGTCCGCCGACCTGTATGGCGGCAACGGCTCCGTATCGATCCTGAGCCATCAAGGGTTGGTGGTGGCTGACAGTAAACGGCCGGAACTGATCGGCCAACCGTTGAAGACGCTGCTGCCCGACACCTGGGACAAGGTGCTGGCCAATGTGCAGAAAGGCCAGGGGGACAGCCGACTCAACCAGGACTCCCAGGAAATCGAAGTGCAGATGCCCATCACCCTGGGCCGCAGCGAAAAACCTTGGGCCATCCTGATCCACTTGCCCAAGGCCGTGGTCATGAGCCAGGCCATAGCCCTGGAAAAGGAACTGCAATCACGCGGCGTCAAGAGCAGCATCTGGCAGGTGTCGGTTGGCGTGGCCATTTCCCTGCTGGCGCTGCTTGCACTGTGGTTTGCCACCGCGAAAATCGTCGGGCCGATTCGTGAAGCCGCCGCCTTGGCGGCCAACATCAGCCTGGGGGACTTCTCGCGTCGTCTGGTGCAAAAATCCGAAGATGAAGTCGGCCAATTGTCCTTTGCCTTGAACGATATGTCGGAAAGCCTGCAACGCCAGGTGCGGGTGGCCGAACGCATCTCCGAAGGAGACCTGGACCTGGAAGTGCGCCTGTCCTCGCCCAACGACACCTTGGGCAAATCCCTGGAGAAAATGGTCGGCAACTTGAACGCCTTGATCTCCCAGGTGCAGGCCAGCGCCACGCAAATCACCGGCAGCTCGGCGCAGGTCACCGAATTGAGCCAGTCACTCTCCGACGGGGCCTCCAACTCGGCGTCATCCATCACCGAAATCAGTGCGGTCATGACCCAAATGGCAGCGCAGACCAGCGACAACGCCGCCAACGCCAAAAAGGCCGATGAGCAATCCCAGGCGTCGCGTGCCGACGCGGGGGAAAGTGACAAGCTGATGAGCGAATTGATTGCAGCCATGGCCGAGATCGACAATTCGGGCAAGGACATCACCGCCATCATCACCACCATCGACAACATCGCCGCCCAGACCAACCTGTTGGCCCTGAACGCTGCGATCGAGGCGGCACGCGCCGGGGAACTGGGCCGCGGTTTCGCCGTGGTCGCCGACGAGGTCAGGAGCCTGGCCGCCCGTAGCGCGGAAGCAGCCCAGCAAACAGCCGCGCTGATTGCCGACTCGTCGACCAAGACCCAGCGCGGCATGGTGATTGCCGGTCGTACCGCCGACTCACTGAGGAACATTGTCAGCGGTACCAGTGCTGTCTCAAGCCTGGTGTCGCTGATCTACCAAGCCTCCAGTGAACAGGCGTCCGGTTTGCAACAGGCCAGTATCGGCCTGGAGCAGATCGATGAAGTCACTCAGCAGAACCAGGTCAACTCCCAGCAATGCGCGGTGGCTGCCAGGAACCTGTCAGAACGGGCCAACTCCATGCAGCAAGGGTTGAGCCGCTTTAAAGTCAAAGCCTCGTAG